DNA from Flavobacterium aestivum:
TTTTCTCTCTCTTGTTAGGAACTTGTGTTCCTTCATAACTAATAAGGATATGGCTTGCTTTTGCATTTACTCCTGCTTTTTTCCCTAATGATTTTGAGATACAGTAGTATTTTCCGTAAACATAAGGTCCGTAAACTGCTCCTGGAGCTAAATTAAACAATTGATCTGCATCTACAGCTGGTAAATCTTTTTTGGCTACATATGAAGAATCATATGGTACATCTGAATTTGAATTCACGAAATCAACAACGTTTGTTGTTGATCTAAATCCAGCTAATGTATCATTTTTACCAGTAGCTTGATTATAAACTACACTACCTGATAATAATCCATTAATTCTAGATTTTATTTCATTCACATCAGCAGCTGAAGCTTTATCTTCAATTAAAACATATTCTATATCACGAGTTTCTTCTGATTTGAATTTTTTAGGAGTCAATTTCATATAATCCACAATTTCAGCATCAGATATTTTCACATCACTATCTTTAATTGTAGAATACAAACCTGCTACATAAGAGAAATTCACTTTGTTAGAAGCCATTTCATAATTGAATTTTCCTTCGCTTTCAGTTGTATAAATACCAGATTTAATCAAAGTATTATAAATTTGAAATTTAGCGTTCAATTCAGCATCTTTTTCTCTATCTTTTAAATATTGAGCTTGCTCAGGATTTGATTTAAAAAATTCTTTGAATTTTACCACATCAAACATACCTGCAGCATTTAAAAACATTGGGTTTTTACCAATATTTTGGTCTTGTTTAAGGATATCCAATATATGTTTTTCTCCTACTCTTAATCCTAATTTATCAAACTCGGCAGAAAGTAAAGCTACGGTAACTTCTTGATCCCATACTCTTTTTGAAGCTTCAGTAGAAGTAATTCCTTGTCCGCTTTTTTCAACATTGCTAACTTTTATTCTAAAATCTTCAAAAGAAATGTCTTTCCCATTGATACTTCCAACATCTTTTGAGCTTTTACCAAAATTCCCTTTCGTAAAAAGATCTTGTATTATAAATGAGAATAATGCTAGAGCAATAACTCCAATCATTATAGCGGAATGTTGTCTAATTTTTGATAAAACTGCCATTGTGTATTATTGTTTATTTTAAAATTTTGTTTGCGAAAATACAATTATCTAATTAATAATTATAGAACTACTGTTTTTTTTTTGTTTTTTTTTATTTATAAAAATAAATATCACTCTTTAATAGTCATTTTTACCAATTCTATCTTCTTATTTGTGGCTTCTTCTATGCTAAAATGATAGTTTCCAATAATTATAACATCTCCATTTTGAGGGATTTCCTTCGTAAAATTCACAATATAGCCTCCTAAAGTACCATACGATTCGCTTTCTGGAATTGCCAATTTATAAGTTTGATTGAGGTATTCAACATCAAAACGAGCAGAGAATAAAAAGGTATCATCTCCAAGGTTTTTTTCAATCAATTCCTCATCCGAATCATGTTCGTCTTCAATTTCCCCAAAAAGCTCTTCTACAATATCTTCTATAGTCAATATCCCTGAAGTCCCTCCGTATTCATCCAATACTACAGCAACGCTCTTTCGCTTTTTGGTCAACAAATTCATTGCATCTTTTACAAAAATTGCTTCGGGAATAAATTCAACAGGAATAACTATCTCTTTTATACTCTTTGGTTTTTTAAATAGGTCAAATGAATGCACGTATCCTATTATATCATCTAATGAATTTTGATAGATTACAATTTTAGAATACCCTGTTTCAATAAATAATTCTTTAAGAGTTTCTAGAGATTCTAACAAATCTACTGCTACAATTTCTGTTCTGGGAGTCATAACATCTCTGGCCTTGACTCCTGAAAAATCTAAAGCGTTACGAAATATTTGTATTTCGGAATCTACTTCCTCATGATCCTCTACAGTACTCATTTGTTCTGTAATATAATTTCCCAGTTCTACTTTACTGAAATAAAGCTGTACCTGATCTCCTTCTGTCTTAAAAAATCTTTTCAGAATAAAATCAGAAATCCATATTAAAAAAGTAGAAATAAAATAAAACAACCTATAAAAGAAATAGGTAGGAATAGCAAAAAACTTGATTAGTGAATTGGCGTAAATCTGAAAGAAGACTTTTGGCAAAAATTCAGCTGTAATTAGAACAATAAATGTTGATAATACTGTCTGAATTAATAGACTGGCAAAATCTGAAAAATGAAAACTGAATGACAACAGCCAATTCGTTAGCAATTCCCCCATAAAAAAACCATAAACCACAAGTGCTATATTGTTACCAATAAGCAT
Protein-coding regions in this window:
- a CDS encoding peptidylprolyl isomerase gives rise to the protein MAVLSKIRQHSAIMIGVIALALFSFIIQDLFTKGNFGKSSKDVGSINGKDISFEDFRIKVSNVEKSGQGITSTEASKRVWDQEVTVALLSAEFDKLGLRVGEKHILDILKQDQNIGKNPMFLNAAGMFDVVKFKEFFKSNPEQAQYLKDREKDAELNAKFQIYNTLIKSGIYTTESEGKFNYEMASNKVNFSYVAGLYSTIKDSDVKISDAEIVDYMKLTPKKFKSEETRDIEYVLIEDKASAADVNEIKSRINGLLSGSVVYNQATGKNDTLAGFRSTTNVVDFVNSNSDVPYDSSYVAKKDLPAVDADQLFNLAPGAVYGPYVYGKYYCISKSLGKKAGVNAKASHILISYEGTQVPNKREKRTKAEAKAKAEAILAQVNANPDSFLMLAFTNSDDSSAQQGGDLGYFGQGQMVKPFNDFVFNNGIGKVGLVETPFGFHIIKITDKQDGIRLATVAQKIEASEATSDKVFTEATKFEMAVADGGKDFNQTAKEMKLTVAPAVSVKAMDENFGSLGNQRAIVRWAFEKDSKDGSTKRFEVANLGHVIAKVKSIDNSGLVPVAQVRPYVEPILKNKKKAEMLKAKMSGSSLETIAKAVGSSVQQVADVTLENPVLAGGVGQEPKVVGNAFALAANKVSAPIEGVTGVYVVKNTSTVKAPALKSYAPNVVKLKAQSASDVNRVLPALKEDADIKDNRKEFNY
- a CDS encoding hemolysin family protein, encoding MGIGIIILCLILCAFFSGMEIAFISSNKIYLELEKKQDSFLSKTLTKLTEKPSKFIAAMLIGNNIALVVYGFFMGELLTNWLLSFSFHFSDFASLLIQTVLSTFIVLITAEFLPKVFFQIYANSLIKFFAIPTYFFYRLFYFISTFLIWISDFILKRFFKTEGDQVQLYFSKVELGNYITEQMSTVEDHEEVDSEIQIFRNALDFSGVKARDVMTPRTEIVAVDLLESLETLKELFIETGYSKIVIYQNSLDDIIGYVHSFDLFKKPKSIKEIVIPVEFIPEAIFVKDAMNLLTKKRKSVAVVLDEYGGTSGILTIEDIVEELFGEIEDEHDSDEELIEKNLGDDTFLFSARFDVEYLNQTYKLAIPESESYGTLGGYIVNFTKEIPQNGDVIIIGNYHFSIEEATNKKIELVKMTIKE